The genomic segment tgcccgtaggtgtgaatgtgaatgcgaatggttgtttgtttgtatgtgccctgcgattggctggcaaccagttcagggtgtaccccgcctcctgcccgatgatagctgggataggctccagcacgcccgcgaccctagtgaggagaagcggctcagaaaatggatggatggatgatttgcaaatcattatattattttttttatttgtttaacacaacgtcccaactttattggaattggggttgtatcttCACCTACACACTTTTCgcattattcacatttttgttcttCAGTATGGAATCACAAGTTTACTATACTAAAGTAATACCGTAAATAACCATTAGTcaaacacatttgtgtgtgtgtgtggggggggggtattcCATTTTAGAAGCAAAACAACAATCTCCCACGACTGCTTGGCAAAAGGAAAAATATTTAACTGCAGTTATTAGTACAACAGCCTTTGTTTGGGCAAAACGCTGAAAacactttttccactttgcatccaCAAGTCAAGACTTGTATCAAACAATGTAGATAGGATTTACTAGCTGGCATgctgtgcatgtacagtatttgtaaaataaattaataaagttTGTATTACAAATAAAAGCAGTTGATTCTGCAGCACAAATCCAAATGTTTCTCTTCATTAATATGCCATGAGCATTTTAAGAaaagttgcaagaaaaagtcaACAATAATGAGTAAGTGACAGCCATTTAATCTATCATCTCTGTCATTAGACAGTGACATATTTGCTCCCTCGAAActatcaaataaaatgtttatgaaGCTGCAGACAGTTATTGTACATAAGACTGGTCAGCACCTTTCTGTAAAAGACACTTCGTTCATATGTAAATACAGATGTAATGATTTTATTGCAATATCAAACAAAGACTGTGACTATGTTGCAATagcacatgaaaacattttcacttaCTGTAATTTGTACAATTCCTGCTTCAATCATGTCATTTCTAAATACATGTGTTTTCACTTAGATTGGGTACAATAAGTACCCAGAAAAAGTGGCGTGGACATACTGGCTAGCATAAAGTCCCGCTGCCTGTTCAGATGGCAGCTGTACATGCACAGTGTCAGCCTGCTGTAAAGGGAGTACAGCGCTACCTGATGCCTGATCTAGCAAGCCCTTGGTGCACTCATCGTAAGTGTACAGCATGGGCTCATTGTTCTTCATTAGTGCTACCCACACATTACTCCCTTTGCAGTGGACATGGTAAGCAAAATAGTAAACCCCTGGTACGCTGCATGTAAAAACACCACTTTGAGGACTGTAATCCTGATTACTGTTGTGTAAAACCTTGTCGAAAATCACGGGAGAACCAACAGGAGGGAATGGATCGGTTCGCTTTACAGTGAAAGCTGGCATCTCCAAGGCATTTTTACCTATGTAGCCACCATTCCTTGGCTTTTTGAAAACTTGTTGTTGACCACTGTATGGACCAGATACTGGAAGGGTTTGTCCAAGGTCAGGATATGTTGCAGGTGGTCCTGGAGGTCCAGGTTGCCCTGGTTGTCCAGGAAGTCCGTGAGGCCCAATAGGGCCAGAGCTTCCCTTAGGACCAATCTGACCAGCAGGTCCAGGTATTCCCTCACCAGGATAGCCAGGTACTCCAGGAGGGCCTGTTTCTCCTTTTTGACCAGGCATACCAGGAGGTCCAATTGGTCCACCTGGTCCTGAAAGTCCTGGAATCCCCTGCGGTCCCTGGTGGCCTTTATCACCAGGTTGTCCGACCTCTCCTCTTGGGCCAGGTAATCCTGCAGTACCGGGGGGGCCAAATATACCCCTGTTACCTGGTTCGCCTTTGGGGCCGGTTGGTCCTTGAAATCCTCTCAGTCCAGGTTGCCCTACCTCACCTATGAAGCCTGGGCGTCCCGGGAGGCCTTGTAATCCTAAATCCCCTTTTAATCCAGGATTTCCTTTCAGGCCACCATCACCATCTTCACCCTTTTGTCCTGGGAACCCAATATTACCTGAGGGCCCCATTGGGCCTGGTGGACCAGGTCTACCACTAGAACCTGTAGGACCAATAACGCCTGGAAGGCCTTCATGACCCTTTTCTCCTTTTGGACCTGGTGATCCAGGAAAACCATTGTGTCCCTTGTGACCCTTGGGTCCTGGAAAACCTTGTTTGCCATAACCAGGCAAACCTTGACTTCCTGGTAACCCCGGAAAGCCTGGTTCACCTTTGCCTCCAGGAAGCCCTGGTTGGCCTGTAAATCCATCCTTCCCTGGTTTTCCAATTCCCAATGAGCCGGGTGGCCCTGGGTGGCCTCTCTCACCAGGTGGTCCCACTGGTCCTGGTTCACCATGAGGACCAGCTTTTCCTAGCATTCCTGGCTGCCCAGGAAGACCATTCACACCAGGTTTGCCAATCCCTGGCATTCCAGCATGTCCAGGTGGGCCTGGTGGTCCACTCGGTCCTTTCAACCCAGACAAACCAGGTATACCAAGTCCTTTTTCTCCTCTGGGGCCTGGTTGGCCATGAAGCCCTGGAGAACCTCTTTGACCTGGCTCCCCTTGAAGACCCACTTGTCCTGGCAGACCTTGACCTCCTGGCTTTGAGATTCCGGGTAGGCCAGGTGGACCTGGAAGTCCTTGAGGGCCAGGAAGTCCATTTGCTCCTTCATGACCAGTGGGTCCTGTGTCACCTTGTGGCCCAGGCAATCCATGTCCCCCTGGTTTTCCAGGCAATCCTGGATTTCCTGGTTTACCTATTCCTGGGTACCCTTGAGGACCAGTAGGACCTGCTTTTCCTGGTATTCCTGGCAATCCCTGTCCTGGCAGCCCTGGTGGTCCTTGAGGCCCTGGTGGGCCCTGAACTCCCTGAGGTCCAATGCGGAAACCTTCTCCAGCAGGACCAGGGGGAGGTGGACCTTTGGCTCCTCTGGCGAATGTTTGTCCttaaaaataatgaacatttggTCATAAGAGGTGAGGATTCAATACAGATTAATAGACAGGCCTAAATTCTTTAgtgattatttcattttaaataaaaaatgtgagaCCTTTGCGTTCTGTCGATAGCCGCTCTTTGCCCAATTCAAATGGAAGCTGAGGGAGCTCCATGCCATACTGACCCAGTAAAGGCATCTCATTCCCTAAGAAGAGCTGTTGTGAATGGCCATCGTTGTAGTGTGGCTGGGCCTGGTGTTGTTGCGACTTTGTTTTGCTTCTGGAGAATGTGCCACCGCAGGCCAGATGGAACACAGCGATGAGTAGGTGGATGTGATGGAGAACTTTAGGAGTCATATTCTACGGTAGAGAAAAAAAGTAAGTACAGTGTATCCTGAAAGTATTCACAgtacttcactttttccacatattGTGTGTCACAGACTTATTCCAAAAttgattaaatgtatttttccctcaaaattTCAGAGCTGGAATGATAACCCTATCTGCAGCATCCACCAATCAATTctgtatggtagagtggcccgaCCGAAGCCACTTCTcagtaaaaggcacatggcagccaaCCTGGAGTTTGCCCAAAAGCACCTGAAGGACTGTCAGATCATAAAAGCACAAAATcctttggtctgatgagacaaagatttaACCCTTTGGCGTGAGGGTTAGAGTTTGGTGAGTTTTGTTTGAGGGGAAACCAGGCACCGCTCATCAACTGGGCAATACCCTAATCTCAAATCCCTGGTGGTGCAGCATTATACTGTAGGAATTTTTTTCAGCAGCAGGAACTGGGAGAATTGTCAGAATTGAGTAAAGATTAATCCAGCAATGTACAGCAACGTCATCATGATGATCTCAGACTCGGGCGAGAGTTTATTTTTTAGCGGGACAACTCTGTAAAGGTCCTAAGTGGCACAGAGAGAGCCCAGACTTTAATCCAATTAAACATCTCTGGAGGGATCTGAAAATGGCTTTGCACCGTTGTTCCCCATCCAACCTAAGTGAGCTGGAGAGGTTTCTCAAAGGGGAATGGGCAAAACTACTCAAAGATACAGTGTGCCACACTTCTAGCattatactaaaaaaaatacttgaggtTGTAATTGCTGCCAAAGCTGCACCATTAAATATTGAGCAGAGGCTGTAAATACTTAAGTGCATATGATTtctccgtttttctttttttttttttttttaatttgtaatacataaaaaaaaaaagtgttgtcatTAGGGGATGCAGTGTGTAGAATTTTTTCTTTGGGAGGGaatttccattttggaataaggctgtaacataacaaaatgtggaaaaagtgaaatgctgtgaatactttccagattggctttttttccccccaagttctgatatttcaacattttcaggaaacaaaCTCAACACTGATCAATAAGCAAAATCAAGTTAATTGCAAAAATTTGACTCCTAAAGTTCGCAGCAGCTAAAAATGCCATGTTTACTTACGTTCTGATTTGTTCTCCTTGCCAAGTATCTTTCTTTGTCCACTGCCTTGCCTTACATTAGGTTGCT from the Phycodurus eques isolate BA_2022a chromosome 1, UOR_Pequ_1.1, whole genome shotgun sequence genome contains:
- the LOC133403143 gene encoding collagen alpha-1(VIII) chain-like, which produces MTPKVLHHIHLLIAVFHLACGGTFSRSKTKSQQHQAQPHYNDGHSQQLFLGNEMPLLGQYGMELPQLPFELGKERLSTERKGQTFARGAKGPPPPGPAGEGFRIGPQGVQGPPGPQGPPGLPGQGLPGIPGKAGPTGPQGYPGIGKPGNPGLPGKPGGHGLPGPQGDTGPTGHEGANGLPGPQGLPGPPGLPGISKPGGQGLPGQVGLQGEPGQRGSPGLHGQPGPRGEKGLGIPGLSGLKGPSGPPGPPGHAGMPGIGKPGVNGLPGQPGMLGKAGPHGEPGPVGPPGERGHPGPPGSLGIGKPGKDGFTGQPGLPGGKGEPGFPGLPGSQGLPGYGKQGFPGPKGHKGHNGFPGSPGPKGEKGHEGLPGVIGPTGSSGRPGPPGPMGPSGNIGFPGQKGEDGDGGLKGNPGLKGDLGLQGLPGRPGFIGEVGQPGLRGFQGPTGPKGEPGNRGIFGPPGTAGLPGPRGEVGQPGDKGHQGPQGIPGLSGPGGPIGPPGMPGQKGETGPPGVPGYPGEGIPGPAGQIGPKGSSGPIGPHGLPGQPGQPGPPGPPATYPDLGQTLPVSGPYSGQQQVFKKPRNGGYIGKNALEMPAFTVKRTDPFPPVGSPVIFDKVLHNSNQDYSPQSGVFTCSVPGVYYFAYHVHCKGSNVWVALMKNNEPMLYTYDECTKGLLDQASGSAVLPLQQADTVHVQLPSEQAAGLYASQYVHATFSGYLLYPI